Genomic segment of Aquila chrysaetos chrysaetos chromosome 16, bAquChr1.4, whole genome shotgun sequence:
GATCTGCCAGTTTCTGTACCCACTGACACTCATGGCAGCAATTTGGCTAGCACCATATTCATCTCCTTTTGTTTCCCTAGCCAAATGGACTAGCAGAAGTGACTTAATGCACAAGCCCAAATCAAGAGTTGCTGGTATCTCCTGTGGCAAAATAGTTCTCTATAAGGATGTGCTTACTgccaggaaaggagaaaggtgttttctccattttcactCCACTTACATTGGCATGTGGATCTGGACATCGTAGTGGTAGCTCATGCACATGGAGGAACTGTGCATGGTGAGATGTTGTGAGTGGGTAGTGAATGCTGACAAGGGGCTGTCTTGATAGAGAAACGAGGTGGTGAAAAGGTGTGAATTTGGTGGTGGGCAAGATGGGGCTGAGGCACTCTTTGGGGAGAAGTTGTGAAACTGGAAATGGAAGGCACAAGGGTGGAGGGTGTCTTGAGGGATTTTATGAAATCGGAAATGCCTGAGGTATGGTGAAGGACTGTGCTGAAAGACAGTATGATGTGGCGGCTAATACTGTGGGGTGTGAAGTTGCGTTGAAAGAGCTCGTGACTTCAGAAGCAGGCATTATGTACTGAAGGCAGCACAAGCAGATGTTGTGCAATTGTAGCTGCTGAGGTGTGGTAAGGCTATGGAGTTTGGGTGGACCCTCCTCCAAGAAAGGTCCTGTGAAGCAGTAGGGACTAAGTAGACTGGTAATTTGTGTTGGGAGAGGCTGTGGGTCAGAGGAGGACACCCTGTGGTGATGGGTGCCTTAAGGCCAGTTTGGCAGGGACAATAGGCCCTTGGGGAATAAGAAGTTGGGCTGAGGGAGGTTGTGAAATCATCAGCAAGCGTTGTGGAAGAGGACTGACAATTTCTCAATCTACGTGATCCTGAGTAGCAGTAAGGCATCCTCGTCAAGGACTGTGAAACTAGAGCCTCTCAGGGACACAAGTAGGAAATAAAGCATCAGTGCAAGAGGCAAGGTATAATTTTGTACAGATGgttcttgctttctttgtaTTGTGAGACTGGCTGAAGAAGGGAGAAGTagtaaaaaaaacatttcctgagACATGACAGTGACAGGTTCTGTACAAAGAGGGAAGTGGTTCAAATGTAAGTGACCACACACAAGCTAGATATTTCCCCAAGAGAGTGATTGGTTGGCTGTCGGATGTCACGTTGAAAAGACCGTGGCTTTTTAAACAGTGTCTAAGTAGCCCAGCACTACAGTATGACACAAGGATTTTATCTGGACCATATGTCACAGAATTCAGGTGACAATTTTACCCAGCAGATCTGTACCAGCCAGCTGCTGCAAATCAGTCACTGAAATTCCAAGGAACCCACAAAAAGGTAAGAAATTCCTAGACAATATCTTTGCCATTGCACTCTGTCTAATGCTTTCTGTCATGCTTTTGGAGAGATggtgaggggaagggaggagaaaaaaatggaggaaaggaaataaaacattttcttctcctgctgatTAGAAATTCACTCTAGGTAAGCACTGGTCTTGACCATTTTCAAGATAAGGAGAGCTTCATTCTGAGGACCCTTTTCTATGAACAAGTGCTATTGAATTGCTCTAAATACATCTTCTGTAACATAAGATGTCATTATTCAGAAACCTAGCATTAGCAGTTTTGGTCTTAGATGATCACTTAAGATTAGGCAAGAACATACAACAGCATAACTTTCTGTCCGTAGTCTAAAACGTCTTTGTGGTGTCAAGGTTGTTCAAACTGACATCTGCCACAAGAACTATTTGGTACTCAGCAGGCAAACCATAGGAAGGATGTTTAACCTCAAGGGAGAAAAAGACCACCTAGACTCAGCCTGCTTCTGTTTGATGCAAACTTTCACTAGTTTCATTAAGGAAGTAGACTCATGTCTTGAATCTGTCTTGGAGACAACAAGAAATCAGTCTGTCCAAGGTCATACAATAAATATATTAGAACTGTGAGTGACTTTTTTGGTATTCTTTTCCACGGTCTACAGAATTCAGAGAAGGATTTCTTCACTTCCATTACAGTAGAAGGCAAAATTATTGATGTTTTGTCACTTGTCCACAGGGAGTCCATTACAGCCATATCTGTACATATCTTGTACACGATCAATGGCACAGGGACATGTCATTTAACATTAGGAAATATGCTTGATGAGTTTAAGTTAGACAGCTAACCACCTGTCATTCCCTGAATGCCCAGTGGAGAGAGACGCACTTCTGGAGGATGGGGTCAATCGCCTTCTGGAGATGACTGCAGCAGGGAGGTAGAACAGCCACTTTCCTAAAACGGGCAGCGGCTCAGAAGGCTGGAGTGGGCTTAGGCAGAGCTTAAGTGACACTTGAATGCTCATGTCCTCTTCAAATCAATTGGAAATTTGCTTCAGGTTACACAGATAGCTTGTGGTAGAGAGACAGTGCTGCACTGGGAATCCTAAAGGCTAGGAAACCACTTAACCAATGggtcttcctttctcctcacaGCAGACTTGGTTCACAGAATTAGAGGCTGCTTCAGCTACTTCCTACTGTGAATCAAGGACCGATAGTTTGCTGCCACTGCAAAAGTAGGTAGCGAGGAAGTGAACAAAGTCATAACGCTGTGTCTTTTCAATTTGCTTGCTAGAAATGTTCAGGGAAGAGGTAGCCTTGCTAGTGAAGTTGGTCAGGCAGTATGCTGCTCTCCCCAGATAAGGAAAGAGAAGGTGAGCTTGAACTCTGAGGTGTTCCTGTTGTGAAACTGTGCTACAACAGAGATTCTGTGCATTCTGAAGGAGAtgatgtttttttgttttccgtAGTCCCTTTCAGTATGTActaaaattctttctttagaGACCATTAGTCTCTAAGGTCTTAATGTTAGAAGCACTCAAGGTCCCATAACAGCTGAGGATAGGATCATCCAGCTTCCTATAAAAGAGTACGATACAGTGCCAGAAGCTCCCTGCTTTCAATCAACCCTAAAGGTTTCACATCCTGCAAGCCCTGGTGAAGTTAAGGGTGGAATTCACCTCAGTTATCTTCAGCTGTCCACACAATAATCCTCTCACTGAAGCTGGCACTCTGCAATGTATCTGCAGTCAGCAAAGACAGGCAGGTGACTGCACACCTACCTAAGACACATATCTTCGGATAAAATACATTACCATCGGAGGTGCTCATAAACCTCCATTAATTCAAATGGCAGCTTTAAAGGCAATGTTAAATgagatgtttgcatttttaatggtGAAAGCTAGGTGTCACAGTCCCAGCTGGATTGCCAGCCAAGCTCTGCTGGCGTACATGCCTTCCATGGACTAATGGGGCAAGATTGTCTCCACTGCTCCGGGCGATCAGCTGGCCGAGGAAATTACCTGCATCATGCATTTACCTCGCCTCTGTCCACGCGGCACTGAAGACACTGTGTCTGGGGTGCTGAGATGAAACAATAATGATTCAATCTGTCACATTTCGCTTGTTTATGGAAGTCCGTCTCCATGTatgctgcagcattttacaAAGAGAGAACAGACTATTCATGCTGGTTAGACTGCTCAGTGATTCACAtcttcccagctctccccatTTTGACTTGTTCCGCTCTTCGTTTTATCTCCTGCTGTCTTTCATGACACTTCTCTACCTTGCCATGTCAAAATAAATAGctggtggggagagaggaaaagagccaCAGTGTTTGACCTCATCAGACAAAAAAAGGGTGTGAATTCTATTTTTCaacctttcccccccccccaaattctcATTCAGAGCCCAGTATCATGGGTGAACTGCCTCAGGGAATGGGgtgaaataattatttgagTCATACTTCCAATGTCCTGTGAGGGTCAGACATTTTGTCCCACATATGGTTCTTAGAGTTTCACTCTGAGAAGGAAGTTATTAAGGGCTGATTCTGTCAGACTGAATTGTTTATTGTCTGTACATAGGGCTCAAGAGAACAAACCAACCATATTAAACTACactttattaaaatagaaatcagtcatcaacataaaaaaaaccccagctatTTTGAGTACTCTCTACCATGTTTTCTGGCATATGCATAGGACAAAACTCAATCAGCTTTCATGCTGATTAAAATTGTATGCTGATTGCCTAGAACTTCCACACAAGATTTGTCGCACATAATCCTAGCTACATGAAGCAAAGACAATTATCCTAGAGTTGTTAACACTGGGTTCTCCTTTTATTCAGACAAGAGGTACTTTTCAGACATGATTAATCTAAGCTATAATTGCTTTTCTAAGATATTTGTTTCCCAATACTGACTGCAAAAAGGACCCTcaagaaatgaatttttaaaagggagaaataCAACGCAATCTAGCTTTTCCTACATGTCATATAGAATTTCGCCTTAGATAACAGTGCTTTGAACAATGCCTCAAAGCTCTGTGCTCCGAGTCCAAACACAGCAGTCCCTCCCTAAACCAAGCTTTGGCTACAAAGCGCTGGAACAAATCCAGAAACACCACCAGGTCACCATGAGGGAAAGTCACACTGGACTTACCacctctctcctctctgcttaCAGGTCTGTCTGAAATCACTTATGAGTACTTCAACTACATCAATCTTCCTCCCAACTGCAACCAGCCAGGCTCATGGGACTAATCAGAGTGCGGCTGTGGAAAAGGCGGAGGCATCGTACGCTGTCCTCAAGTTCATGGAGAGCTTCTGCCTCATCAGCGCTGTCTGCGGGATGGTGGGAAACGGCATAGTCCTGTGGTACCTCGGGTTCCGCATCCGGAGGAACCACTTCACTGTCTACATCCTGAACCTGGCCGCTGCCGACTTCGGCTACCTCCTCTGCATCGCCGTTGAGACGGTTCAGTACCTGATGCAGTTCAACGTCGGGGTGCAGTTTGGGCTATTCCTCTTCCTGGATCTTTTCATGTACGGCACCGGCTTGTATCTCCTGACCGCTATCAGCATCGAGAGGTGCCTCTCTGTCCTTTGTCCGATCTGGTGCCGAAGCCACCGCCCCAAGCACTTGTCCGGCGCCGTCTCCGGATTGCTCTGGggtctctccctgctgctgaacGCGCTCGGCTACGTTTTGTGTACCGTTCACCGCCCTGCCGCGAGCTGCCGGCTCCTGCTCATCACCATCGGAGCCTTGGACTTCCTCTTCTGCACGCCCCTCATGCTGTTCTTCAGCCTGACCCTCTTCCTTAGAGTCAAGTGCAGCTCCCAAAAACTCCAGACGGGCAGGCTCTTCACCGTCATCATGCTCAccatcctcttcttcctcattttcgCCGTGCCTCTGGGCGTCCTGATCTTCTTTGACTTCTTGGGTTACAAGTTCCTCTACTCCCCGGAGATCGGCTTTGTGCTGTCCTGTGTGAACAGCAGCCTCAACCCCGTCATTTACTTCCTCGTGGGGAGCTACAGGGATCGGAGAATCAAGTTCACCCTCAGGCTGGCATTCCAGAGGGCCTTTGAAGATTCAGCAGATGACAAAGAGGAACGGGAAACCCGTGACACAATAACGATGTCCTCCTAATACCGTGCTGTGCCTAACACAGCAATACTGGTCTGGAACTGAGGGCTGATAGTTTACCGAATCGAAGAACTCTGAGGTATTGGGGAAGGCTTTTCTCTCGTAACTTTCAGTATCTTCATTGTAGATCTCTACTCTTCACCTAGTTATTTTAAGCTCCATCTGTGGTCAGTGAAAACATATATGCACCTGAACCACAGAATTTATCTGACGTGTATTAGGACCACACTGAAAGTgcctatttcttttcagtggccATTAAATGTTTTCAATATGATAAGATAAAATGTCTTGGTGTCTGCATTTCATCAAATGAATCCCACTCAAAATTTGCAGCTCACTCAATAGATCTCTGTCTTTCAGAGCACAGCAATATCAAATTCATAAATTCTCAGGCACAAGTCTGTCTATCTCACTTGATTTTAAACACCTGTATCTCAGCAACACATGCAACCTTCTGCGGCTCACAGAGTGCATGATTCTTTGCTTCCTAACACAAGCATTTCAAATAGGGAAATGATTCATGCCCTAGAAGTTCCTTTCTTCTATTACCTCGGGAGGTTTCCATACCATAGAGTTGTGATGTAGTTGAAAAGGGCTCCAACCCCTACCAACTTGCCTTACAACTTTATGTACTGAGTTGCATCCTcccttttcttgtatttcaaagaaatacagGGGTGGAGTTGCATATTATTTTAGCTTCCTCCAGCCC
This window contains:
- the LOC115352178 gene encoding proto-oncogene Mas-like, with amino-acid sequence MSTSTTSIFLPTATSQAHGTNQSAAVEKAEASYAVLKFMESFCLISAVCGMVGNGIVLWYLGFRIRRNHFTVYILNLAAADFGYLLCIAVETVQYLMQFNVGVQFGLFLFLDLFMYGTGLYLLTAISIERCLSVLCPIWCRSHRPKHLSGAVSGLLWGLSLLLNALGYVLCTVHRPAASCRLLLITIGALDFLFCTPLMLFFSLTLFLRVKCSSQKLQTGRLFTVIMLTILFFLIFAVPLGVLIFFDFLGYKFLYSPEIGFVLSCVNSSLNPVIYFLVGSYRDRRIKFTLRLAFQRAFEDSADDKEERETRDTITMSS